The genome window AGGCCAGGAGAAAGAGATCTCGGAtgtgagagaaaataaatcatcCATGGTTTAAAAGTGGGGCACACTCACTGGTATGTGGCCTGTCTACAGGTCTGGAGAATGAAGCTTTTACAGGCCTTAAAAAACACAGAGATACTTCTGTGATTGTGGGAGGGCAGAAGGAGTACGAGCCTGAAGGTGATTCCTAGGGATGAAGCTGATGTGGTGTCTTCCATCCCAGCCCTctgaggatggggatgctgaaagtgctgcagctgaaggggGTGGAATGAGCACTCGGGTGCTGAGGGGAGCATCCCATCGATGGGATGGTCCTTCCTGCGCCCACCATTCTCAGGATGCTCCTCAACACAGGCTCCTGTTTGTGTCATTAGGAAGCACATCCTCATCAGAACTCTGCTAATGACCACATTGTAGTTGATCTCCTGGCAGCCTCTGAGGACCATGATTTGTTTCTAGCTTCATTAACACCAACAGGGAGGGAGATGCACAGAAGTGACCTTGTTTGCCAAGCAGGGCTGGGTTTTAAGGGTGTTTCATAGTGGACATGCACAGCAGCCACCTCTGTGCTGATGCTTTATTCCCTCGCAGAACTTTGAGGTGAAAGCCGATGACCTGGAGCCCATCTCCGAGCTGGGACGAGGTGCGTACGGGGTGGTGGAGAAGATGCGGCACATGCCGAGCGGGCAGATCATGGCAGTGAAGGTAGAGTGAGCCTCCGAGGTGCTTTCTGTCTGCGTTGTCGTGTGTGGATGCTCTCCTTGGTGCACATGTCTAATGTCACTTGTTCTGGTGCATGCCTGATTGAGTTACTGCTTTCCTTATGACATCCTCTTTCTGCACAGGGGCAAGGAGTGATGAGGTCGATTTGGGCCATTTAACCAAGAAAAGGGATGTGTTTTAACTGCAGGATGCTCAGGGTGTTTCCAGCATTGCAGTGCAGGCACCTATGTCTATGATATTCCTGCTTTCACTAGGACTTTACAAGCTATTTGCCATCATTGTGTAAATATGCATGTTTTCTAATGCACATGTACCCTCAGATTCAGGGCTCTGCACATTAACTGTAATGGTAAAGAGTGGAGTGCTATAAATTTAATCGCATAAGATAATTTTCCTCCCTGGGAGACAGGGAAATGCCCATTTCCCAAAGCTGTGGGGTCTGGGTGCAGGGCTGGAGTCCTCTCTCATGCAATAGACATCACCATAGTCTGCTGGTGTAAATAGATGTCCAAAGCATCTCCAAAAGTCACAGGTTTCACCAGCCTAGAAGCTGCTTACTGCTCATCTCTCCCAAGCCACAGTGACTTTTGGCTGTTGCAAAGAGTGGTGTTTGAAGGGAAGAGCAAAATCACCTGCAGTTTGGGCTGAGAGGTGTTGAGAAGGGTAACACAAAGAGGTGTGCTAAGGAGCGATGTCAAGGTACAGCATGGGTATGGCTGTGGTATGGAGGTGCTTACAGCCAATGCTAAACTGCTTCGTCTTCCAGCGGATCCGAGCCACAGTGAACAGCCAGGAGCAGAAGAGGTTGTTGATGGATCTGGATATCTCCATGAGGACGGTAGATTGCCCCTTCACTGTCACCTTTTATGGGGCGCTTTTCCGAGAGGTATGGCATCCTGGAGATCAgactggagctgctcccaggctcTGAATTCCCATGCCTAAACTCCCTCCCAGTGCCAGGGATTTAATCTCCATCCAGATGTGGTGCAATATGGATTTGCTTAGTCCTGGCCTAAGGATCTGTTACATACAGTTACTTCGTGCTGAGCAAAGAGAGAAGTGGTCCCATGTGAGGAAGAGGCAGCCAAGCCTTAGTGCCAAGCATGTCTGAGATCCCTGTGCTGAGATGCTGGGGCTTGGTAGTGAGTTTGAGTGATGGGGATGGCCGGTGCTGAGGACACCAACACAGCCTGGTCCATTAGTGTTAATGTTGTCCTGACTTGCAATGTGAAAGCCCCATGGAGGACAAATGTGGAAAGCTCTGGAAGGCAGGATGTATTGAGGAGCTTTAGCATAACTCTGCAGAGCTGAACTTGTGCTCTCTGAGCCATTGCAGTGACTTGAACATGGAGGAGCCTCAGTCCCGATAACTTTCTGGGCTCCTAAATCACTGCACTACCTCTAAATGGTAATGAAGGTGGACACCACTTACTTAATTCCAGCTGGAGGAGAGGGACAGAGAAAGCCCAGTGCAGTGTTACTGAGTGAGTTGTAAAAGACAGGGAAGAGGCAAACAGGCCAGCAAAGGGCAAGTGCCAAAGGAGACCTTTGTGCTTGAAAGAAAAGGATGCTTCATGCCAGTAAGCAGCTATTTGCTTGCTTTATCCTCCAGGGAGATGTGTGGATCTGCATGGAGCTGATGGATACCTCACTGGACAAATTCTACAAGCACGTCATTGACAAAGGCCTGACGATTCCTGAGGACATCCTGGGGAAAATAGCTGTCTCTGTGAGTATTATTATCAGTATTAGCTGTGGGATTAGTGTCTCtgtgaaggggaagggaaagggtgTTCATTTTCTAAGCCAACTTCTATATGACCCAAGTTCCCTGCTGTATTTGCACCAGGAAGAGCGTGGTCCATGGGCCAGCCCACATGGATGTTCCTAGCTGGTTTCTGGTATCTCATCCTGTGGTGATGGTTTGTATAAGCCATGAGTAAGCCAGAATGTGCCTATAGACATAATAGAGAGATGGCACAGCATTAGGTGTGGAAGGGCCCTGCAACTCTTTAGCCTTCTCATTAGGGTCCTGGGAGATCCCTGGGTACCCATCATCACCTCAAGCTGCTGTGGTGGTGCAGGACTTGTGGGAGATCCAATTCCTTTCCTCCAAGCAGATCTGGTGAGGATGGGGTGGGTGAAGCCAGATAGCGTTTCCTGTTCCTCATGGTGCTGCCAGCTGTGATTCACTCTAGCTTTGTTGTTTCAGATCGTAAAAGCACTAGAACATCTACACAGTAAGCTCTCCGTGATCCACAGAGGTAAGTGACAAGCACACAGCCATGGCCATGCTGGTGTCTGTCTGCTCTGCACCATGTGCTCACAGCCTTGCAGGGGCTGGTTTGTGACCAGGCACAGGGCTCCCAAAATACCTAAGAGCAAATGGGCCTTTGGCAGCAACAGTATTCCCCCAACACCTCATGAACAGCAAAACCTACTCAGAGGAAGTGTCTGCTGTGGTTGCTCTTTGAAAGCTGCATGCTGGTCCCCATGTTTTCCCTGATAGTGCAGGCACAGAATGGGCTCTATCCTCCTGGGTTGTATTTCCCTAATGCACAATCTAAATCCATGGTCTGCTTTAGCACTTCTGCAATATTAAATAGTACTTCTCCTCCTCACCTGGGTGGGCTTTGGATCAGGTTTGAGAAGGCTTCTCCCCTAGCTTGATGGCTCCATGTTGATGTGCAGTGGGAGATGCCAGAGTGATGCCTCATGTAGGGATCTAAGCATCCGCATCCCCCTCTGTGAGCTTCCCTAAGCACTGGTGGGGCAGAAGAGCGTGATACCTAAAGTAGCCTCAAGTGAAGTTAAATACCCTCCTAAAACTCAGAATTCTGACATCTTCCCCTCTAAAGCATCTCAAAGATGCTGTGAACACTCTTAGCAAGAACCCAAACTGTTGCTGCTTGGCACCTATAGTTTGAAAGGGTCATTTTTGATGTCGTGAGGAGGAAAAAGCCCTCTCTGAAGTGTGTACTGCCAGGGAGAGGAGCATCTgaaggagcagagctcagctctaTGCTGCAGACACCTGCTGTACATTCTGTGTGTGGCTGCAGGTTGTTTCTGCCTTCTGTATCCTTGACAGTAGGTGGGAAATGCTGCTCGGTTTCTGGATTTCTGTTTACTTGTTTGATTCCCACTGAAAATCGTCTTATTTCAGCATAGTAACAGATGGGTGAGGATCTCAGCAACCTGAAGCTTCTGAATGCAAAATGCTGATTAGAGAGCAGATGTTAATGAACTATaaatcatccagttcaaatAGGCAGGTCTCAAAAGCAGCTTCAGATGGTGTTTCAGCACTGCTGTTTAATAGTCTACAACACATAGACAGAGGACCCTCTTGCAGAAGAGACCTCTTATCCTTGGGTGGCAACAGGGGAAGGATTGCTGCCTTTTGAGGATCAGTGCTGGGATAAGAGAGTGCTACCTGCACTGTGCTGAGACTTCATCTGGTATTGACCTCACAGGGAGTGACTGCCTGCTGTACCTTCTTCCTAAGCCCTCATTTCCCTTTCTGATGGTGATTTTAACTGCCTTCACGAGCGTGATGCAAGTGTGAACACACCAAGGATTATAAGGCCGTGATGGGAAGCGGATAAATCTGGCAGTAATAAATAGATGAGACACTGGCCTGATTTCCATAAGGTGTGGAGCACCCACACGCCTGCTGCTGTTCACATTGCCTTCAAGCTTGGTGTCCTTAAAATTAGAGGCCACTTCTGAAATCTTGATTCTTGTCTCATTTTACTGCTccatccttcccctgctcctgttCACCCTTTCCTGGCCATTCCTCATCCTTTCCCTATGGTTTTTCTCTTGGACCACATCCACCTGGGGACTTGCCATTGCTCCAGACATCCCCTGGAGATGCCCTCAGCCCCGATGAGCTTTTCATGGGATATATCCATGGGGTATGCAGTGGGATACGATGGTATCTGCTTCCCCAGATCAGAGAGAGGAGTCCACAAGGGAAGGGCCACTTGCAGAGCATATGACAAGCCATGAGGCTGTCACCTGAACTTGCAGTATCCACAGCCAGCTGGTTCCTGGCACGCACAGAGCACATGGGCTTTGCTTGGACACCTTTGGTGCCCTCTGCTGCTAGGAAGCTCTTTGGCTTGTGTTGGCTTGGCTCACCCCCGTGCGTGACAGTGACTGTGGTATGTGTTCCTTCTTGCAGATGTAAAGCCCTCTAACGTGTTGATCAATACGCAGGGGCAGGTGAAAATGTGCGATTTTGGCATTAGCGGTTACCTCGTAGACTCGGTTGCTAAAACCATGGATGCAGGATGCAAACCCTACATGGCTGTAAGTTGAGCTGCGTGTGAGGGCTGAGGAACATGAGCCTGGGCATCGGGTCATCCGAAAGGGGGAAGGATCAGCCTCTGGCATGTGGTTTGGGGACTTGTTTTGGAAGATGAATCCCTGGAGTTACTCATAAAGGGGCAGAGAGGAGAGGCAGATCTCCTGGGTCAGATCATATCTCCTGGGCACAGCTTCTTGCTGCCTTATCATCTCCCCGTGACCTTGGGGAAGGCTCTGTAATTACTCTGTGCTGCGTTCCTGCTGTTTGCCCTATGGGGACAATAGTACTTTCCatcagggaggaaaaacagTCCCTCAGACTcctcctgggagctgctgttcaGGGTTCAACCTCTATGAACCACTTGCACAGGGTGAAAACAAGGGCAGGAGAACTGGGGCTTGTTGCTCCCTGTTCCCTGAGCTCCCACACCTCAATCCCTGGAGCAGGTACCATCTGCTTCTGGTGACCCATTTCACTATGGGACTAGATCTGGCCCCATCACAACCAAGCTGGTGGCATGGGCCCAGTGTGGTCCTGGTCTGCCACCCTCAGAGACCCATCTGTGGTCAGTGAGCCCTGGGTGATGGCATTGCACTGCTGCCATCCCTGCTCCTCAACCACCTTTGCCTCTGTTCACAGCCTGAAAGAATTAACCCGGAGCTGAACCAGAAGGGGTACAGCGTCAAATCTGATATCTGGAGCCTGGGGATCACAATGGTAGGGTGACCTGGAGGCTCACAGTGAAGCCAAAAGGGTTCTTTGTTGCTTGTGGGTTCATTTTCCTCCCCATACTCCCCCTTAACGCTGGTGGCATCGGTTCCCTGGGAAGGtgatggggtgggaatgggaaacAAGCTTTCCACAGGGTTGGaagggaggaggatggagcgCTGTCTTCGGATGCATCTGTGGGGTAACACTGGTGGGGTCAGCCCTGATGTGGTGGCGATGGGTTGCCGGGAGATGGCAGCATGGGCTAAGGTGAAGGCGCTGTCGCCTTGGAGCAGATTGGgtttgaaagcacagaaaaacactCCCAACACTTTGCAATGAGCAAAGTCCCCCTCGGGAGAGGAGGGATGGGTGGCATCTCCCACGCAGTGTTTAGGGGGAATCCATCTGCTTTCAAAGCCATCTGAAAGCACAGTTATCCCTTGAGATGTGGTGTTTGTGACTTCAAACCTGTCCCAAGCCTAACAGCGGAGTTATGGGTGtcctccagcctgtcccttatGGAAGAGGTTAAACAAGATGTGGTAGCCAAGTGGGGTGAGGGAACACCGTGTATCTGTGCCTGAATAACCCACCCAGGATGTGCTATTGGGGACATAGGGAATGCATGGGGAAGGAGGGTGCGATGCTGCGGGGCTGAGGCTCAGTGTATGTCCGCAGATCGAGCTGGCCATCCTGCGCTTTCCCTATGACTCCTGGGGGACACCattccagcagctgaagcaggtGGTGGAGGAGCCATCCCCACAGCTCCCGGCGGACAAGTTCTCAGCGGAGTTCGTCGATTTTACCTCGCAATGGTAAAGTGCTCCCGTGGCCTACCCGGTGCTGCCCTGCGCTCCTCTGCGGGGCTGTGGGGAGGATGTGgtgcctcctgcatccctgtccaCACAGCCATCCCCTTAGGGTCAGGCATCCCCTTTTGGTCAAAACATCCTCCCCAGGGGAAGTGATGGAGCCTTCGTGTCCACACTGATCCATAAGGGACAGCCTGGGGCTTGGTGCTgggacttgggtggtgtgggcATCGTTCCTGCTTGAGGTGGTAAGGGACAGGCCTGGAGGGGACATAGAGGACAAAGGGGTTTAGGAGTCTTTCTCAATCGATTCACCATCCTCATGGGGTGTCTGCATGGGCTGGCAGCATGAGCACTGCAGGCATGGAGGTCTGATGGACCTGTCTCATCCCACGGCTGGTGCAGTAGGACACAGAACGGCTGCATCCTCTTGCTCCCACAGGATCCACAGCTCTAAGGGCAGAGTCAGCCCCATGGTAGCCCCTGTTAGCAGCTACCAGGgccctccagctgctgcactgcTTTCCATGGGACCgagagctggaagcagcaggacAGTTTGGCTGCGGTGTAGGAAAAGGGCTGGATCAGATGCGTGCTGTCTGGAGGCTGCGAGCGCTGCATGGAAGCACAGGCTCTCCCAGTGCCCTCGCCGTGTGGTTCAGCAGGGATctggcagcagccccatggctcctGACTGCTTCTCCCTCCAGCTTCCCTGGAAACCGCCTGGGAGGCgctgctgttttccagtgcCAAGTTGGCAGGTGGATGGGAGCTTGGCATGGTGACCGGGAGAGGACAGCACATCCACAAACACAGACATGTGAGACCGGTCCCGAGCCGCCAGCATCGGGGCACCcagccccatggctctgctgcgACCCAGCAAGGGGGTTATCATCCACTCCTGCCCCACGACTCCTAAGTATGGACATGCACATTCCTTGGACGTGTCTTTGAGGTCCCAGTGATGAGCTGCACTGGGAAGTACCCCCTGTGCCCACACTGCTCCATGTCTGTGCAAGATGGGAGCTTGGAAAACCCCCTCACAAGATGCCCACTGTTTTCCAGTGAGGCCCACGCTGTGGTTCTGGACCAGTGCCTTTCCCCCGCACTGCTGGCTCTCTGCTTGTTATTGCAGAGCTGCCTGTTTGTGCCAGGCAGGCTGTTGTTCCccactgttttgcttttgcaagcACAGTGTCTTGCAGCTACAGCCGTGGGCTGATTCAGGAGTAGGATATCATGATGGTTGCAGTGAGAACAGTTTGGGGAGCGTGTGGAGGTTCCTTTCCTTGCCAATCCCATCCTCCAGGATCACTGAAGATCCCTCGGCACCAGCAGAGTGGTGTGGACTTGGAAAAGTGAATTCTGGCTGCAGTTTTGTGTCATTGGAGCCTGGGAATGTCTTCTGATGCTGATCAAGGTCACATCAACTCAGTGTATCACGGCTGGCCTGCCTTAGGTCTGTGTCAGTCTCAGGTCACAGAGTGAATCACAGCCGCTGGGGCAGCAGAAGTCTGATTACCTGTAGGCACTGCAAGGAAGTTCCCTGGACAGCTGAGTCAGGATCACATCCAAATACAGCTCATCATTCCTGAAGATTTACATTGATTTCAGTAACTTGTCACCAGGTTTCCTGGTATTAGTGACCTGCAAGcaagtgggttttgtttgcagaGGGTCTAAATTAAGAGGATTACCCCCAGATCCTGCTTGTGGACACATCTAACCTTCAAATTCACCTTAGCATCGTGGCTTGGGCCGCTTGTGAGCTCAGAGGATGTGACACATCCCGGTCCTTCGCCTCGGCGCTATTGGCACGTATCGTTACTGGGTTCCTCTGTTCATTCACAACATGACACCAAACACGAGCCCGCTCCACACAGCAAGCAGGAAATATCTATTCAGTGTGtgtcctctgcttcctctgggtCCAGCAAACCCCAGCAGAGGAGCGGCTGATCACCACCGAGGTTCTCACTTTTGTTGTGCTCAGTGTGACACCTTTTCCCCATCACCGA of Melopsittacus undulatus isolate bMelUnd1 chromosome 11, bMelUnd1.mat.Z, whole genome shotgun sequence contains these proteins:
- the MAP2K6 gene encoding dual specificity mitogen-activated protein kinase kinase 6 isoform X2 gives rise to the protein MSQPRGKKRNPGLKIPKEAFEQPQTSSTPPRDLDSKACISIGEENFEVKADDLEPISELGRGAYGVVEKMRHMPSGQIMAVKRIRATVNSQEQKRLLMDLDISMRTVDCPFTVTFYGALFREGDVWICMELMDTSLDKFYKHVIDKGLTIPEDILGKIAVSIVKALEHLHSKLSVIHRDVKPSNVLINTQGQVKMCDFGISGYLVDSVAKTMDAGCKPYMAPERINPELNQKGYSVKSDIWSLGITMIELAILRFPYDSWGTPFQQLKQVVEEPSPQLPADKFSAEFVDFTSQCLKKNSKERPTYPELMENWGASLMTIC
- the MAP2K6 gene encoding dual specificity mitogen-activated protein kinase kinase 6 isoform X1; the protein is MSQPRGKKRNPGLKIPKEAFEQPQTSSTPPRDLDSKACISIGEENFEVKADDLEPISELGRGAYGVVEKMRHMPSGQIMAVKRIRATVNSQEQKRLLMDLDISMRTVDCPFTVTFYGALFREGDVWICMELMDTSLDKFYKHVIDKGLTIPEDILGKIAVSIVKALEHLHSKLSVIHRDVKPSNVLINTQGQVKMCDFGISGYLVDSVAKTMDAGCKPYMAPERINPELNQKGYSVKSDIWSLGITMIELAILRFPYDSWGTPFQQLKQVVEEPSPQLPADKFSAEFVDFTSQCLKKNSKERPTYPELMQHPFFTLHESKETDVASFVKLILGD